One genomic segment of [Pasteurella] aerogenes includes these proteins:
- the rluA_1 gene encoding ribosomal large subunit pseudouridine synthase A, translating to MALIEYHPPIDPWLDIVYRDDHILLVNKPSGLLSVPGNQPQYYDSAMSRVKDKYGFCEPAHRLDMATSGLLLFAMSKLADRELKRQFREREPKKQYVALVWGHLEAAQGTVDLPLICDWENRPRQKICFERGKRAVTKFEVLQRLPNNSTQVRLTPITGRSHQLRLHMLALGHPILGDKFYAHPQAKAMSSRLCLHAEYLKITHPLTQDIMEFRAEASFSL from the coding sequence ATGGCACTTATTGAATATCATCCCCCGATAGATCCTTGGCTTGATATTGTGTATCGAGATGATCACATTTTGTTGGTGAATAAACCGAGCGGTTTGCTTTCAGTTCCCGGCAATCAGCCGCAATATTATGATAGCGCCATGTCGCGCGTGAAAGACAAATATGGGTTTTGCGAACCGGCGCACCGTTTGGATATGGCAACCAGCGGGTTATTGTTGTTTGCTATGAGTAAATTGGCGGATCGCGAATTAAAACGCCAGTTTCGTGAGCGGGAGCCAAAAAAGCAATATGTAGCGTTAGTTTGGGGGCATCTTGAGGCAGCGCAGGGAACGGTGGATTTGCCCTTAATTTGCGATTGGGAAAATCGCCCGCGCCAAAAAATTTGTTTTGAGCGGGGAAAAAGAGCAGTCACAAAATTTGAAGTTTTGCAACGTTTGCCGAATAACAGTACACAAGTTCGCTTAACACCGATTACCGGACGCTCTCATCAATTGCGTTTACATATGTTAGCCTTGGGACATCCAATATTAGGCGATAAATTTTATGCGCACCCGCAAGCCAAAGCCATGTCGTCGCGCTTGTGTTTGCACGCCGAATATTTAAAAATCACCCATCCGCTTACCCAAGACATCATGGAATTTCGTGCCGAAGCGAGCTTTTCATTATAG